The DNA region TTAATCGGAATAGATGTTTTAGATGAAGCAATAAAATCAATGGAAGGAGTTGCAATAAATAGTCCAGAGCAAATAATTTTTTAGTAAAGATGCCTGCAACTTCACCTAACTTCGCGTGAGCCACTGCGGAGGTGAACTATATTCGGATGCTGTTCACCTCCTTGCTCCGAGCCGGCTTAGTTGTATTAGCCACACTTTGTAGTATTTTTGTTGAACTTATGCAAGTCCAGTGCCTTCACTACTGTCACAAAACTTGCAAGAGGGGATAAGCAAGTTTATGTGCCATCCGTTCAGTCACAGGACTTGCTAGTAATAGTTCGGCTCGGAGACATAGGAAAAATGACGAGAAAATCCTTGGGGCATTTTCTCGCCATTTTTCCTACGTCGGCTACGCTTAACGTTAGTTGCCATTTTAGATGCGGGCATGTTCGTAAAAGGAATTAACGCTAAGACTTTTAGGTATAGGTTTCCTCGACCTCGTGTCTCGGAAAAACTTTAATGGTGAATTTATAGTATGAATATCAAACATTTATTAAAATAAAGGATTAATAATGCTAATCAATAAATACATAGAGAATATAAATAAACGTTACAAACTCGGAAATGCAACCGAGCATACATTTAGAGGAGACTTACAACAGTTAATCGAAAGCTTAGTTCCTGAAATCAGAGCAACCAATGAACCCAAAAGGCAAAAGTGTGGTGCACCTGACTATATACTCACAAAAAAAGATATTCCTATTGGTTTTATCGAAGCAAAAGATATTGGAGATAAAGACTTAGAAGGAGTTAAGAAAACAGGCAATAAAGAACAATTCGATAGATATAAAGCATCACTACATAATTCTATTTTTACTGATTATATTGATTTTCACTTCTATCGTTACAAGGAATTTGTAACCAAAATTGCAATTGCTGAAATAACAGATAAAGGCATAAAACCTTTACCTGAAAATTTTGCACGTTTTGAATCTTTGATAAAAGATTTTTGCACACACATTGGACAATCTATAACAAGTTCAAAGAGTCTTGCAGAAATGATGGCGGGTAAAGCTAGACTACTTTCTGATGTGATTGAAAAATCTCTATTAAGTGATGAAACACATAATGAGGATAGTTCCTTAAAAGACCAACTGAAAGCTTTCAAAGAAATTCTCATTCACGATATTACACCAAAAGGATTTGCGGATGTATACGCACAAACAATCGCATACGGAATGTTTGCCGCTAGGTTACATGACCCAACACTAGAAGATTTTTCAAGAGAAGAAGCTGCTAGACTTATACCAAAATCAAATCCATTCTTACGCAAATTATTTAGTTACATTGCAGGTATTGATCTAGATGATCGTATCCTATGGATAGTAGATGATTTAGTTGAAGTATTTTTAGCATGTAACGTAAAAGAAATTTTAAAAAATTACGGTAAGGATACAAAAACAGAAGACCCTATTATTCATTTTTATGAAACATTTCTAAGTGAATATGACTCAACGTTACGAAAAACTCGCGGTGTTTGGTATACACCTGAACCTGTAGTTAATTTTATTGTTAGAGGAGTAAATGAATTATTGAAAACTGAATTTGGTTTATCTCAGGGTTTAGCAGATAGTAGTAAGACTACAATTAAAGTAACTCCTCAAGGTTCAAATAAAATAATTGAACAAGAAGTTCATAAAGTTCAAATCTTAGACCCCGCAACAGGAACCGCAACTTTCTTAGCTGAGGTAATAAAACTTATTCATAAAAAGTTTGTAGGGCAAGAAGGTATATGGAATAGTTATGTAGAAAATGATTTAATTCCACGTCTCAATGGTTTTGAATTGTTAATGGCTTCGTATGCAATGGCACATTTACAACTTGATTTACTTTTAACGGATACTGGTTATATTCCGTCACCGTTAAAGAGTGGAACCATATCTCAACGACTAAGAGTTTTCTTAACCAATAGTCTAGAAAAACATCACCCTGATACTGGAGGATTATTTGCTAGTTGGTTAAGTCAAGAGGCAAATGAAGCAAACCAAATCAAGAGAGATACACCTGTAATGATAGTTATGGGTAATCCTCCGTATTCTGGAGAAAGTGCGAATAAGGGCGATTGGATTATGGAACTGATGGAAGATTATAAAAAAGAACCAGGCGGAAAGGAAAAGTTAAATGAAAGAAATCCAAAATGGATTAATGATGACTATGTAAAATTCATTCGATATGGGCAACACTTTATAGAAAAGAATGGTAGCGGTATATTAGCGTTTATCAATCCGCACGGTTTCCTAGATAATCCAACATTTAGAGGAATGCGTTGGAACTTACTGAAAACGTATGATAAGATTTATACAATTGATTTGCATGGAAACAGTAAGAAGAAAGAAACTGCTCCAGACGGAAGCGTAGATGAAAATGTTTTCGATATTATGCAAGGTGTCAGTATTAATTTTTTTATCAAGACAGGTAAAAAAAGACCAGATGAATTAGGTAGGGTTTTTCATTTTGATTTGTATGGAAAGAGAGACGATAAATATGAATTTTTAAAAAGCCAATCTATTAAGAATATTAATTACAAAGAAATTCCTAATAAATCTCCAATGTATTTTATGGTGCAAAAAGATTTTG from Leptospiraceae bacterium includes:
- a CDS encoding N-6 DNA methylase; translation: MLINKYIENINKRYKLGNATEHTFRGDLQQLIESLVPEIRATNEPKRQKCGAPDYILTKKDIPIGFIEAKDIGDKDLEGVKKTGNKEQFDRYKASLHNSIFTDYIDFHFYRYKEFVTKIAIAEITDKGIKPLPENFARFESLIKDFCTHIGQSITSSKSLAEMMAGKARLLSDVIEKSLLSDETHNEDSSLKDQLKAFKEILIHDITPKGFADVYAQTIAYGMFAARLHDPTLEDFSREEAARLIPKSNPFLRKLFSYIAGIDLDDRILWIVDDLVEVFLACNVKEILKNYGKDTKTEDPIIHFYETFLSEYDSTLRKTRGVWYTPEPVVNFIVRGVNELLKTEFGLSQGLADSSKTTIKVTPQGSNKIIEQEVHKVQILDPATGTATFLAEVIKLIHKKFVGQEGIWNSYVENDLIPRLNGFELLMASYAMAHLQLDLLLTDTGYIPSPLKSGTISQRLRVFLTNSLEKHHPDTGGLFASWLSQEANEANQIKRDTPVMIVMGNPPYSGESANKGDWIMELMEDYKKEPGGKEKLNERNPKWINDDYVKFIRYGQHFIEKNGSGILAFINPHGFLDNPTFRGMRWNLLKTYDKIYTIDLHGNSKKKETAPDGSVDENVFDIMQGVSINFFIKTGKKRPDELGRVFHFDLYGKRDDKYEFLKSQSIKNINYKEIPNKSPMYFMVQKDFDVEEVYNEGLKLNEIFPLNNVGIVTSRDSFVIDNDRKSLSDRIKNFFVLDKEEIQRNYQLKENGSWKINDVKQKSKKFDEVSITKISYRPFDERYIYYNTNFIERSRTEVMQHLFIGDNIGLISNKQIRTSHVFHHWITKTLTDFHITETANANPYVFPLYLYSDSANPELAKKEKRKPNLKMEIVNKIAGKLELTFTDEKENINNSFAPIDILDYIYAVLHSPTYRETYKEFLKIDFPRVPYPEDKEIFLELVKLGEELRQIHLLESDAIDKFITSYSISGQNNIEKIEYDNGNVYINENQYFGKVPEIAWNFYIGGYQPAQKWLKDRKNQKLETKDVAHYQKIIVALVETDRIMKEIDKILKK